A region of Euzebyales bacterium DNA encodes the following proteins:
- a CDS encoding S9 family peptidase, which yields MRPSDLSLLHTVGDPRVHPDGGRIAFVVSTPDLDDDAYVRTIRLWDPERGDRQLTHGPKDASPRWSPDGRRLAFLRTGGGDKDRPQLAVLPADGGEARVCTDLPLGVTDLTWAPDSRHMVVVGVEWTPDLADRDDDERARRPRRITRIPYRDDADGWIHDRRSHLWLVDADGDADPCCLTPGDHDESAPAFRPDGRTVVFTSQRRDDRETNPGAELYEIDLEGGDPALLVDAGLWGRPVCIDQDWLVVHGLDDPFAWPSPARLYGHDRDGGLTDLSAGLDRDVTFDLPAPVVTDTGWLALVHDRGRSHVYRFTGERSPELLVGGDRLVTGVAASADGSTVAFTATGLTDPGELWRLVDGTEEVLTAVNDHVRTDGDLVGTEHVTFSRDGAEIDAWVLLPPDAGDDVPLLLNIHGGPTTQYGFGFFDEFQVYAAAGYAVVGVNPHGSSGRGRDWARAVVGTWTDGGSPDTLDLEAAVDMVLDRYPQVSGERLGVMGGSYGGFATARLLARTDRFRSAVVERGLLNWVSFGGTSDIGAYFDRMFMDRSLPADAAALWAASPVGQADRITTPTLVVHSEHDWRCPVEQGEQLFAMLRRNGVNAELLRFPDEGHDLSRSGSPKHRVERFEAILDWHARHLRTTTTTGPAPEAPGQPDHHVGATTPQTSIPRTSGEPDRHIHGTAPPQRSGLGPISGRCRPGLRL from the coding sequence ATGCGGCCCTCGGACCTGTCCCTCCTCCACACCGTCGGCGATCCCCGCGTCCATCCCGACGGCGGGCGCATCGCGTTCGTAGTGTCCACGCCAGACCTCGACGATGACGCCTACGTGCGCACGATCCGGTTGTGGGATCCCGAGCGTGGCGACCGGCAGTTGACCCACGGACCGAAGGACGCCAGTCCCCGTTGGTCGCCCGACGGACGCAGGCTGGCCTTCCTGCGCACGGGCGGCGGAGACAAGGACCGGCCACAGCTCGCGGTGCTGCCGGCCGACGGCGGCGAGGCGCGGGTGTGCACGGACCTCCCGCTCGGCGTGACGGACCTGACGTGGGCCCCCGACAGCAGGCACATGGTCGTCGTCGGCGTCGAGTGGACGCCGGACCTGGCCGACCGTGACGACGACGAGCGGGCCCGCCGACCACGCCGCATCACCCGGATCCCGTACCGCGACGACGCCGACGGCTGGATCCACGACCGCCGCAGTCACCTGTGGCTCGTCGACGCCGACGGCGACGCCGACCCGTGCTGCCTGACGCCGGGCGACCACGACGAGTCGGCCCCGGCGTTCCGCCCGGATGGGCGCACGGTCGTGTTCACCTCCCAGCGCCGCGACGACCGCGAGACGAACCCTGGTGCGGAGCTGTACGAGATCGACCTCGAGGGGGGCGATCCCGCCCTGCTCGTCGACGCGGGCCTGTGGGGACGGCCGGTCTGCATCGACCAGGACTGGCTCGTCGTCCACGGGCTGGACGATCCCTTCGCGTGGCCGTCGCCGGCACGCCTGTACGGTCACGACAGGGATGGCGGCCTGACCGACCTGAGCGCCGGCCTGGACCGCGACGTCACATTCGACCTGCCGGCGCCGGTTGTCACCGACACCGGGTGGCTCGCGCTCGTCCACGACCGCGGGCGGTCGCATGTCTACCGCTTCACCGGCGAGCGGAGCCCGGAGCTGCTGGTCGGCGGCGACCGCCTGGTGACAGGCGTGGCCGCGTCAGCCGACGGCTCCACGGTGGCCTTCACCGCGACCGGCCTGACCGATCCCGGCGAGCTGTGGCGCCTGGTCGACGGCACCGAGGAGGTGCTCACGGCGGTCAACGACCACGTGCGCACCGACGGCGACCTTGTGGGAACCGAGCACGTGACATTCTCCCGCGACGGTGCCGAGATCGACGCGTGGGTGCTGCTGCCGCCCGACGCCGGCGACGACGTCCCATTGCTGCTCAACATCCACGGCGGGCCCACGACCCAGTACGGGTTCGGCTTCTTCGACGAGTTCCAGGTCTATGCGGCCGCCGGCTATGCGGTGGTCGGGGTCAACCCACACGGCTCGTCGGGCCGTGGCCGGGACTGGGCGCGGGCGGTCGTGGGCACCTGGACCGACGGCGGGTCACCGGACACGCTGGATCTGGAGGCCGCGGTCGACATGGTGCTCGACCGCTACCCGCAGGTGTCGGGCGAGCGCCTGGGCGTCATGGGCGGCTCGTACGGTGGGTTCGCGACCGCGCGGCTGCTCGCGCGCACCGATCGGTTCCGCTCCGCGGTCGTCGAGCGCGGCCTGCTCAACTGGGTGTCGTTCGGAGGCACGTCGGACATCGGCGCGTACTTCGACCGCATGTTCATGGATCGCTCGCTGCCGGCGGACGCAGCTGCGCTGTGGGCCGCCAGCCCGGTCGGGCAGGCCGACCGCATCACAACCCCGACCCTGGTCGTCCACTCCGAACACGACTGGCGCTGCCCCGTCGAGCAGGGCGAGCAGCTGTTCGCGATGCTGCGCCGCAACGGCGTCAACGCCGAGCTGCTGCGGTTCCCCGACGAGGGCCACGACCTGTCACGCTCGGGCTCGCCGAAGCACCGGGTCGAACGTTTCGAGGCGATCCTGGACTGGCATGCCCGACACCTCCGCACGACAACGACGACCGGACCAGCGCCCGAAGCACCCGGGCAGCCAGATCACCACGTCGGCGCAACGACTCCCCAGACGAGCATCCCCCGCACGTCCGGGGAGCCAGATCGCCACATCCACGGAACGGCTCCGCCGCAACGCAGCGGGCTCGGGCCGATCAGCGGGCGATGTCGGCCAGGCTTGCGGCTGTGA